The Parus major isolate Abel chromosome 5, Parus_major1.1, whole genome shotgun sequence genome contains a region encoding:
- the GPR132 gene encoding probable G-protein coupled receptor 132 encodes MERCLDENCNSTCPDIPYEESQTLLVAVYSIVFAIGLPANCLTSLLTFVQIQRNKVVAIYIFSLSLCELMYLSTLPFWIIYVKNGHKWTMSDTACRVTGFIFFCNIYISILLLCCISLDRYVALVYSLESRGRRGQKKAIIIVCFLFAVVAVIHTPVFYMEDKQKCTDMKTCFETVPLNILLASFSFARFLFGFAIPFTILIFTNYKIFQTTKRSSSLTCRQKAKVKYVAIAIIVIFLICFAPYHVVLIIRAIYFMFHQDCPCPFENKIYSVFTVFLCLGTANGVADPIIYVLVSENVREDCYRSLRRWRWNSSKLNSSIDHNTDSRKLETPKESEEGGQRKENKEIKDSSNIQKACTSGRDQESGT; translated from the coding sequence ATGGAACGTTGTCTAGATGAAAATTGTAACTCCACTTGCCCAGATATTCCCTATGAAGAGAGTCAGACACTTCTGGTTGCTGTTTACAGCATTGTTTTTGCTATAGGCCTTCCAGCAAATTGCTTAACTTCTCTGCTTACATTTGTACAAATCCAAAGGAATAAAGTGGTTGCCATCTACATTTTCAGTTTATCATTGTGTGAGCTGATGTATTTAAGCACCTTGCCTTTCTGGATTATCTATGTGAAAAATGGACACAAGTGGACCATGAGTGACACTGCTTGCAGAGTAACAGGATTCATCTTTTTCTGCAATATCTACATCAGCATTCTGCTTTTGTGCTGCATCTCTCTGGATCGTTACGTGGCACTGGTGTATTCTCTGGAATCAAGAGGGAgaagaggacagaaaaaggCCATCATAATagtctgttttctctttgctgtggtTGCAGTAATCCACACTCCAGTATTTTATATGGAAGATAAGCAAAAATGTACAGATATGAAAACCTGCTTTGAGACAGTGCCCCTTAACATTTTATTGGCTTCTTTCAGCTTTGCTAGATTCCTATTTGGATTTGCCATACCCTTCACAATCCTCATTTTTACAAACTACAAAATTTTCCAAACtacaaaaagaagcagcagtttgACTTGTCGCCAGAAAGCCAAAGTGAAGTATGTGGCTATTGCcattattgttattttcttgATCTGCTTTGCTCCATACCATGTGGTGCTCATAATAAGAGCCATATACTTTATGTTTCATCAGGACTGCCCATGTCCATTTGAAAATAAGATATATTCAGTTTTtacagtgtttctgtgtttagGCACTGCAAACGGTGTTGCTGATCCAATCATCTATGTTCTGGTCAGTGAAAATGTCAGAGAAGACTGTTACAGGAGCCTGAGAAGATGGAGATGGAACTCATCCAAGCTGAATTCATCCATTGATCACAATACTGACAGCAGGAAATTGGAAACGCCAAAAGAATCAGAGGAAGGGggccaaagaaaagaaaacaaagaaataaaagattcaTCCAACATTCAGAAGGCCTGTACTAGTGGCAGAGACCAGGAAAGTGGCACCTAG